In Hyphomicrobium denitrificans 1NES1, one DNA window encodes the following:
- a CDS encoding septal ring lytic transglycosylase RlpA family protein, which translates to MLAFNLAIVAAGAPLRAEYLSDGLAKPASRALEMGPWAAAKSSNHSAMPIGSWRPTVTVTLSVPRAKTAAVADPAAVVHPYGLHGPIPEGNSSALTGLASYYGAGVGEKTATGERFDPSGMTAAHRTLPFGTRVKVTRVDTGDSVVVRINDRGPFKPGRVIDLSEGAAKTLGMTNVGLTNVRLEVMN; encoded by the coding sequence TTGCTTGCCTTCAATCTGGCAATCGTCGCCGCAGGTGCCCCTCTCAGGGCCGAGTATCTTAGCGACGGCCTCGCGAAGCCCGCCAGCCGGGCGCTCGAGATGGGGCCTTGGGCGGCGGCCAAGTCGTCCAATCACAGCGCAATGCCTATCGGCTCATGGCGGCCGACCGTGACGGTGACGCTTTCCGTCCCGCGGGCCAAAACCGCAGCCGTCGCCGATCCTGCGGCTGTTGTACATCCCTACGGCCTACACGGTCCAATTCCCGAGGGCAACAGCAGCGCCTTGACGGGCCTCGCCTCCTATTATGGGGCGGGCGTCGGCGAGAAGACGGCGACCGGGGAGCGTTTCGACCCCTCGGGCATGACCGCTGCGCATCGCACCCTGCCCTTCGGCACGCGCGTGAAGGTCACGCGGGTCGACACGGGCGACAGCGTCGTCGTCCGCATCAACGACCGGGGCCCGTTCAAGCCAGGGCGGGTGATCGACCTTTCGGAGGGGGCTGCCAAGACTCTCGGCATGACGAACGTCGGCTTGACCAACGTCCGCCTCGAGGTGATGAACTAG
- a CDS encoding NUDIX hydrolase — MTFLSKIVMRGLRVYWRATRSIALAVEACVIDAEYRIALIKADAENGWRLPRAQVRKGEALDDTLRRFLMEDYRIRIVFRPDLFWMFGESVPEPEGLTGLYVVRQWRQDVAPAAPDLSFFGLDALPAGLPAPDAARIRQAVEGRAPFEVC, encoded by the coding sequence ATGACGTTCTTGAGCAAGATCGTCATGCGCGGGCTGAGAGTTTACTGGCGGGCGACGCGGAGCATCGCGCTGGCAGTCGAAGCGTGCGTTATCGACGCCGAATACCGGATCGCTCTTATCAAAGCAGATGCGGAAAACGGCTGGCGATTGCCGCGGGCCCAGGTCCGCAAGGGAGAGGCGCTGGACGATACTCTCCGTCGCTTTCTGATGGAGGACTATCGAATTCGGATCGTTTTCCGCCCGGACCTTTTCTGGATGTTCGGCGAAAGCGTACCGGAGCCGGAAGGGCTGACTGGATTATACGTCGTGCGACAATGGCGGCAGGACGTCGCCCCGGCCGCGCCCGACCTGTCGTTTTTTGGCCTGGACGCCTTGCCGGCCGGCCTTCCTGCCCCAGATGCCGCGCGCATTCGTCAAGCCGTCGAGGGTCGCGCGCCGTTCGAAGTGTGCTAG
- a CDS encoding patatin-like phospholipase family protein: MADINLALQGGGAHGAFTWGVLDRLLEDETLHFGWISATSAGAVNAVAFAAGLAEGSREKAREKMYKIWQAIYQAGVPDLTRLNPFLNGLVRPSQLTTHIATMLSPYEFNPLGFDPLRRVITDHVDFDLVRTKSPVELLIAATHVATGRARLFRHDEISVEAVLASACLPILHHAVEIEGSAYWDGGFSANPDLVTLASESPVSDTLLVMVASRVNTRLPTTARDISNHANRLTFNAPLLRDIEVITSVRETCTGALLTKGRLAPLGRHRFHLIDGGPITGTLNPETSLKPDWDMITYLHGAGRDHADKWLGVARSAVGRLETVDLAKYFFPAVDEGVSFRPATPAKRVTAKRRAAGRRAK, from the coding sequence ATGGCTGACATAAATCTCGCCCTTCAAGGCGGCGGGGCTCATGGTGCCTTCACCTGGGGCGTTCTCGATCGTCTTCTCGAAGATGAGACGTTACACTTTGGCTGGATCAGTGCGACGAGCGCCGGTGCGGTCAATGCTGTTGCTTTTGCTGCCGGGCTCGCGGAAGGTTCACGGGAAAAAGCCCGCGAGAAGATGTATAAGATCTGGCAGGCCATCTATCAGGCAGGCGTTCCGGATCTGACGCGCCTCAACCCCTTTCTCAATGGGTTGGTGCGACCGTCGCAACTGACGACGCACATCGCGACGATGCTGTCGCCTTACGAGTTCAATCCGCTCGGCTTCGATCCGCTTCGCCGGGTCATCACCGATCACGTCGATTTCGATCTCGTGCGCACGAAATCTCCCGTCGAGCTTCTGATCGCGGCAACCCACGTCGCAACGGGCCGCGCGCGTCTGTTTCGTCACGATGAAATCAGCGTGGAAGCCGTGCTTGCGTCCGCTTGCCTGCCAATCCTGCACCACGCTGTCGAAATCGAAGGTTCGGCCTATTGGGACGGAGGCTTTTCCGCCAATCCCGATCTCGTGACGCTCGCCAGCGAAAGCCCGGTTAGTGACACACTGCTGGTCATGGTCGCATCGCGCGTCAACACCAGGCTGCCGACGACGGCGCGCGATATTTCGAACCACGCCAACCGTCTGACCTTCAATGCGCCACTGCTGCGCGACATCGAGGTGATTACGTCGGTGCGCGAAACGTGCACCGGAGCATTGCTCACCAAAGGACGGCTGGCTCCGCTCGGCCGTCACCGTTTCCATCTGATCGACGGCGGCCCGATTACCGGCACGCTCAATCCCGAGACGTCGCTGAAGCCCGACTGGGATATGATCACCTACCTGCACGGCGCCGGCCGCGACCACGCAGACAAATGGCTTGGCGTGGCGCGCTCGGCGGTCGGACGTCTGGAGACGGTCGACCTCGCAAAATACTTTTTTCCAGCCGTCGACGAAGGCGTTTCCTTTCGTCCGGCGACACCCGCAAAGCGCGTCACGGCGAAGCGCCGTGCCGCCGGCAGACGCGCGAAATAG
- a CDS encoding GNAT family N-acetyltransferase, translating into MSPPLVIRKAVPQDVPEISRLHARVFGPGRFARSAYRVREGKGHLSRYCLVAHLGGELVASLRMTEITIGGQPGAALLGPVAVDPQHRGIGLGTKLMNEALAAARAGGTSLVVLVGDDPYYGRFGFKVVPAGQIVFPGPVNPARVLAHELKDGAIAEYRGLIAAIPSNGLHA; encoded by the coding sequence ATGTCTCCTCCCCTCGTCATTCGCAAAGCCGTCCCACAAGACGTTCCCGAAATTTCGCGGCTGCATGCCCGAGTCTTTGGGCCTGGACGGTTCGCGCGCTCAGCGTACCGCGTGCGCGAGGGCAAGGGGCATCTTTCGCGGTATTGCCTCGTCGCGCATCTTGGCGGGGAACTCGTCGCGTCCCTCAGGATGACCGAAATCACGATCGGAGGGCAACCGGGCGCCGCCCTTCTCGGACCTGTTGCCGTCGATCCCCAGCACCGGGGCATCGGCCTCGGCACGAAGCTGATGAATGAAGCCCTCGCGGCGGCACGCGCCGGCGGCACGTCCCTCGTCGTGCTCGTCGGAGACGATCCCTACTATGGCCGGTTCGGCTTCAAAGTTGTGCCTGCAGGCCAGATCGTCTTTCCCGGGCCCGTCAATCCGGCGCGCGTGCTCGCCCATGAATTGAAGGACGGAGCCATTGCGGAATACCGCGGGCTCATCGCCGCCATTCCGTCAAACGGCTTGCACGCCTGA
- a CDS encoding magnesium transporter CorA family protein: protein MITVYDAVGGKLVARSEIGNLSSGGVWIDLLNPAEDEDKTIEQALGIEVPTRSEMREIEASNRFYTENGAYYMTAIIVHNSSQDVPMTSVITFILSGTRLVTVRYADPRAFPLYVARAAKGDPACASGPGIMIGLIEMLVEREADLIERVQDQVERMAPIVFGQNGSQNSRDRRLDVLLKTVGKEGDITARAQESAMSIHRLLLYFANAVRERKDDKRIMARIESANHDITSLMESLRFLSARTSFLLDATLGMISTEQNQIIKLFSVMAVMLMPPTLVASIYGMNFRYMPELAETWGYPLALGLMFVSGLVPFLYFRKKGWL, encoded by the coding sequence ATGATAACTGTGTACGACGCAGTCGGCGGCAAGCTGGTCGCGCGCTCCGAAATCGGCAACTTGTCGAGCGGCGGGGTCTGGATCGATCTCCTCAATCCAGCCGAGGATGAAGACAAGACCATCGAGCAGGCGCTCGGTATCGAGGTTCCGACGCGCTCCGAAATGCGCGAGATCGAGGCGTCGAACCGTTTCTACACCGAAAACGGCGCCTACTATATGACCGCCATCATCGTGCACAACAGCTCACAGGATGTGCCGATGACGTCGGTCATCACCTTCATATTATCGGGCACACGCCTCGTGACAGTGCGTTATGCCGATCCGCGCGCCTTTCCGCTTTACGTCGCACGCGCAGCCAAGGGCGATCCGGCATGCGCGAGCGGCCCAGGCATCATGATCGGCCTCATCGAGATGCTCGTCGAGCGAGAAGCGGATCTCATAGAGCGGGTGCAAGACCAGGTCGAACGCATGGCGCCGATCGTATTCGGCCAGAACGGCTCGCAGAATTCCCGTGACCGCCGACTCGACGTGCTTTTGAAAACGGTCGGCAAAGAAGGCGACATCACCGCAAGAGCGCAAGAAAGTGCGATGTCGATTCACCGGCTGCTCCTCTATTTTGCGAACGCCGTGAGGGAGCGCAAGGACGACAAACGCATCATGGCGCGGATCGAATCCGCCAACCACGACATCACGTCCTTGATGGAAAGCCTGCGCTTTCTATCAGCTCGGACAAGCTTTCTGCTCGATGCGACGTTAGGCATGATCTCCACTGAGCAGAACCAGATCATCAAGCTATTCTCAGTCATGGCCGTGATGCTGATGCCACCGACGCTCGTCGCTTCGATCTACGGTATGAACTTCAGGTACATGCCAGAACTCGCTGAGACATGGGGCTATCCGCTGGCGCTTGGCCTGATGTTCGTGTCGGGGTTGGTGCCGTTCCTCTATTTCCGGAAGAAGGGCTGGCTTTGA
- a CDS encoding bactofilin family protein, which yields MFNRVATPDPRNVEPIKSITPQPISPIKTSAPPLFGAAQHHSGLAVDAPTSVLGQDITIAGQQLVIKTKGSLLIAGHIQGDVHGESVTVGDTGSVVGTITARTIIIQGEVNGALKGSSVNLNATSRVEGDIVKQTLSIDEGAQFDGSVRRAKDVSEVTPDLG from the coding sequence ATGTTTAACCGCGTAGCGACGCCTGATCCGCGCAACGTCGAGCCGATCAAGTCCATCACGCCGCAGCCAATTTCACCGATCAAGACGTCAGCGCCCCCGCTCTTCGGTGCGGCGCAGCATCATTCCGGACTGGCAGTTGACGCTCCAACGTCCGTACTCGGACAGGACATCACCATCGCTGGACAACAGCTTGTCATAAAGACGAAGGGCTCGCTGCTAATCGCAGGCCACATCCAGGGCGATGTGCATGGGGAGTCCGTCACAGTTGGCGATACGGGCAGCGTGGTCGGCACGATAACGGCTCGCACGATCATCATCCAGGGCGAAGTTAATGGCGCCCTGAAGGGATCGTCGGTCAATCTCAATGCGACGTCGCGGGTCGAGGGCGATATCGTCAAGCAGACACTCTCGATCGACGAAGGCGCGCAGTTCGATGGCAGTGTTCGCCGTGCCAAGGATGTCAGCGAAGTGACACCCGATCTCGGGTGA
- a CDS encoding ATP-grasp fold amidoligase family protein, which translates to MIAVSRAGDRVMSELSDKFRVRNYVERHIGGAHLAKLLWHGTDVHAVPFETLPEKYMIKANHGSAMNRLVRGEIDRVSVVKEMERWMNADFASQHGEHHYNAILRQIVIEEMLDDGEEDGPLDYRFWCFDGKIETIQVDNNTHSINPFYDTDWKRIPGGYRPETREVEIDRPANFEEMKVLASLLSRGIDFVRVDLYSLKERVVFGELTFTPTAGVAIFKPSSWETRLGNAWRFDDRPLEFRESFRS; encoded by the coding sequence ATGATCGCAGTCAGCCGCGCGGGCGACCGCGTGATGAGCGAGCTCTCGGATAAATTCCGCGTGCGCAACTATGTGGAGCGTCATATCGGCGGCGCCCATCTCGCAAAACTGCTTTGGCACGGCACTGACGTCCATGCCGTCCCATTCGAAACGCTGCCCGAGAAATACATGATCAAAGCCAACCATGGCTCCGCCATGAACCGGCTGGTCCGGGGCGAGATTGATCGGGTATCTGTTGTCAAGGAGATGGAAAGATGGATGAATGCGGATTTCGCCAGCCAGCATGGCGAGCATCACTATAACGCTATTCTTCGCCAGATCGTCATCGAGGAAATGCTGGACGATGGCGAGGAAGACGGACCTCTAGACTATCGCTTCTGGTGCTTTGACGGCAAAATTGAAACGATACAAGTCGACAACAATACTCATTCGATCAACCCGTTCTACGACACCGATTGGAAACGGATCCCAGGCGGCTACCGGCCCGAAACGCGCGAGGTCGAGATCGACCGCCCCGCCAATTTCGAAGAGATGAAGGTTCTGGCGTCCCTGCTTTCGCGCGGCATAGATTTCGTTCGTGTCGATTTATATAGTTTGAAGGAGCGTGTCGTCTTCGGCGAGTTGACCTTCACGCCGACGGCAGGGGTCGCGATATTCAAGCCGTCGTCATGGGAAACGCGCCTCGGCAATGCGTGGCGATTTGACGATCGCCCCCTGGAATTTCGAGAGTCTTTCCGCAGTTGA
- a CDS encoding polysaccharide deacetylase family protein, producing the protein MRWFVWGFFFAFLSGLSVSASAEDACPRNGTLGVSRTVEIDTTGGPGFGMEHYKAYDFLQDKEVVLTFDDGPQKYSTEAVLKALADECVKATFFSIGKMALGYPEIIREVSKAGHTVGTHTWSHKAIGKLKTFDDGKAEIERGVSAVHRAVGGPIAPFFRFPTLVDTPEAVAYLGKRNIAMFSTDIDSVDYKPQTVDHLIKSVMAKLDKRGKGIILMHDIHKRTAQALPIILAQLKAKGYKIVHMTAKAPVVTLAEFDEAIEKEAKGLPQVGAERPMSSVVKTVGGAAPKDDGAGDATEPEGMPTAPAEESVHAPDGGGSASAPLPAFPSAASPAKKSTVAPETAVPPGTTPGPGKQSSNEPSSAVSGNSGIATSPAASAASSATAPASPPLMTTASVVRTVSGEEAKLAAPAAPAAKSEAPQETTHKSLMERAKETWKLWFGE; encoded by the coding sequence ATGCGTTGGTTTGTGTGGGGCTTTTTCTTCGCATTCTTGAGCGGCCTATCCGTTAGCGCTTCGGCGGAAGATGCGTGCCCGAGAAACGGAACGCTCGGTGTTTCGCGAACGGTTGAAATCGATACGACCGGCGGTCCGGGCTTCGGCATGGAGCATTACAAGGCCTACGACTTCCTGCAGGATAAGGAGGTCGTGCTGACCTTCGATGACGGCCCGCAGAAATACTCAACCGAGGCCGTATTGAAAGCGCTCGCGGACGAATGCGTGAAGGCGACATTTTTCTCGATCGGCAAGATGGCGCTCGGCTATCCCGAAATCATCCGCGAGGTTTCTAAAGCCGGACACACCGTCGGAACGCATACTTGGAGCCACAAGGCCATCGGCAAGCTGAAGACCTTCGACGATGGCAAGGCGGAGATCGAGCGCGGCGTGAGCGCCGTCCACCGCGCCGTCGGCGGACCGATCGCACCGTTCTTCCGTTTCCCGACGCTTGTCGATACGCCGGAAGCCGTTGCCTATCTCGGCAAGCGCAACATCGCGATGTTTTCAACCGACATCGACAGTGTCGATTACAAGCCGCAGACGGTCGATCATCTCATCAAATCGGTGATGGCCAAGCTCGACAAGCGCGGCAAGGGCATCATCTTGATGCACGACATTCACAAAAGAACTGCGCAGGCGCTGCCCATCATTCTCGCCCAGTTGAAGGCGAAGGGTTACAAGATCGTACACATGACGGCCAAGGCGCCGGTCGTAACGCTTGCCGAATTTGACGAGGCTATAGAAAAAGAGGCCAAGGGGCTGCCGCAGGTCGGCGCCGAACGGCCGATGTCGAGCGTCGTGAAAACGGTCGGCGGAGCGGCGCCGAAGGATGACGGCGCGGGCGACGCAACCGAGCCCGAGGGAATGCCAACCGCGCCCGCAGAAGAAAGCGTGCATGCTCCCGATGGCGGGGGATCGGCCTCGGCACCGCTTCCTGCATTTCCATCTGCGGCGTCGCCGGCGAAGAAATCTACCGTTGCGCCCGAAACGGCGGTGCCCCCCGGGACGACCCCGGGTCCCGGCAAGCAGTCATCGAATGAACCGTCGAGCGCGGTATCTGGAAATTCCGGCATCGCGACATCGCCTGCCGCTTCGGCTGCTTCTTCTGCAACTGCACCGGCATCGCCGCCGTTGATGACTACGGCGTCCGTGGTGCGCACGGTTTCGGGTGAGGAAGCGAAACTGGCCGCGCCGGCGGCGCCTGCTGCAAAAAGTGAAGCGCCGCAAGAGACGACGCACAAATCGCTCATGGAGCGCGCTAAAGAGACCTGGAAGCTGTGGTTTGGAGAATAG
- a CDS encoding lysozyme inhibitor LprI family protein, protein MSDTFTLKLAAAISAAALAALAVLASQAGQATAQEFDCRKAGMASERTICRSDMLAALDEKMSGLYAELKRSYDRKSQRDQLKRYQRQFLAARDGCARDTECIKGAYLDQISVLEAQLERNDRRSER, encoded by the coding sequence GTGTCGGATACATTCACATTGAAACTTGCGGCGGCGATTTCAGCGGCAGCACTTGCGGCGCTTGCCGTCCTTGCGTCTCAGGCAGGGCAGGCGACGGCCCAGGAGTTCGACTGCCGCAAAGCCGGCATGGCCTCCGAGCGCACGATCTGCCGGAGCGACATGCTGGCGGCGCTCGACGAGAAGATGAGCGGTCTCTACGCCGAGCTGAAGCGATCCTATGATCGGAAAAGCCAGCGCGATCAGCTGAAACGCTATCAGCGCCAGTTCCTTGCGGCTCGCGACGGTTGCGCGCGCGATACCGAGTGCATCAAAGGAGCATATCTCGACCAGATCAGCGTGCTGGAGGCTCAGCTCGAACGCAACGATCGCCGAAGTGAGCGCTGA
- a CDS encoding metallophosphoesterase family protein, which translates to MTETFTLAHFSDVHMSPISGFGWRYWNVKRVLGYLNWQYKRRHVHFTTVADRLIADAHALRPDHIAITGDLVNLGLPAEHDAALAWLRRVGSPDHVTVIPGNHDIYSSMRGDRGVARWAAYMGSEEDTLAFPFVRRVGPLALVGLNSAVETPPFFASGLLGAHQLEIAQEQLLGLDEEGAIRVVLIHHPPLADMTASRRRLKDAAHFAHLLERTGAELVLYGHNHIPAVDWLPSRGKPVPLIAAASASAGTAYGKEPLARYNLFTFFRNPSGLRIRHVVRGLETPDGPVTKISENFLETDD; encoded by the coding sequence ATGACAGAAACCTTTACGCTCGCGCACTTTTCCGACGTGCACATGTCCCCGATTTCGGGGTTTGGCTGGCGCTATTGGAATGTCAAGCGCGTGCTCGGCTATCTCAATTGGCAGTACAAGCGCCGTCACGTGCATTTCACCACCGTAGCCGACCGTCTGATCGCGGACGCTCACGCACTGAGGCCCGATCACATCGCGATCACCGGCGACCTCGTGAATCTGGGGTTGCCGGCCGAGCATGATGCGGCCCTCGCTTGGCTGCGCCGCGTCGGCTCGCCCGACCATGTCACGGTCATTCCCGGCAATCACGACATCTACTCCAGTATGCGCGGCGACCGGGGCGTGGCGCGCTGGGCGGCGTACATGGGCAGCGAAGAGGACACGCTGGCATTTCCTTTCGTGCGCCGCGTCGGGCCGCTTGCTCTTGTCGGCTTGAATTCCGCGGTCGAAACACCCCCCTTTTTTGCGAGCGGCCTACTCGGAGCGCACCAGCTTGAGATTGCGCAGGAGCAGCTTTTAGGGCTCGACGAAGAAGGCGCGATCCGCGTCGTACTCATTCATCATCCGCCGCTCGCTGACATGACCGCATCTCGACGCCGCCTCAAAGACGCGGCGCATTTCGCGCACCTGCTCGAACGCACAGGCGCGGAACTCGTCCTCTACGGGCACAATCATATACCCGCTGTCGATTGGCTGCCATCGCGTGGAAAACCTGTACCGCTGATTGCTGCTGCATCCGCGTCAGCCGGCACCGCGTACGGGAAGGAGCCGTTGGCGCGCTATAACCTTTTCACGTTTTTCAGAAACCCGTCAGGTCTTCGCATTCGTCACGTCGTGAGAGGCTTGGAGACGCCCGACGGCCCCGTCACAAAGATCAGCGAAAACTTTCTCGAGACAGACGACTGA
- a CDS encoding DUF3280 domain-containing protein → MPVTPFGFAKLLLATLLIALLVHSAGSGAAYAEPSPLKLAFLGTKFLNDNEKLEPTTEAERHRLAALEQQFTSSIEKSRDYEIVPVTDDVRAKIATSQPLGQCGGCEATFGKELHADRVAWMSVQKVSNLILNMNLYVADPKTDKLTFLKSVDIRSNTDESWSRSLKYLLDNYFFAKTQPTSG, encoded by the coding sequence ATGCCTGTGACACCGTTCGGTTTTGCAAAACTATTGTTAGCGACGCTGTTGATTGCGCTTCTCGTTCACAGCGCAGGCAGTGGTGCTGCGTATGCCGAGCCAAGCCCGCTGAAGCTCGCCTTTCTCGGGACGAAGTTTCTGAACGATAACGAGAAGCTGGAGCCGACAACCGAGGCTGAGCGCCACCGGTTGGCAGCGTTGGAACAGCAGTTCACCTCATCCATCGAAAAATCGCGGGACTATGAGATCGTCCCTGTAACGGACGACGTGCGGGCCAAGATCGCGACCAGTCAGCCATTAGGGCAATGCGGAGGTTGCGAAGCCACGTTTGGAAAAGAACTGCACGCCGACCGAGTCGCATGGATGAGCGTGCAGAAGGTCTCCAATCTGATCTTGAATATGAACCTCTATGTCGCGGACCCGAAAACGGACAAGCTGACGTTTCTAAAAAGCGTCGACATCCGCAGCAATACCGATGAGTCGTGGTCGCGCAGCTTGAAATACCTGCTCGACAATTATTTTTTCGCCAAGACTCAGCCGACCAGCGGCTAG
- a CDS encoding septal ring lytic transglycosylase RlpA family protein → MRSFIAIAAFGVAGMAASAVPANAAWTCHGASYVCGSTASHKTVKSRVSYKASHSRHAYAPYRSAKHSRYASRNRAVRRNYASAPARRHRASYAAAGGSSSGMASYYWQGQMTASGARFNPGALTAAHRSLPFGTRVRVTNRSNGRSVVVVINDRGPFVGGRVIDLSRAAAQAINMTGAGVAPVSLEVLGRG, encoded by the coding sequence ATGCGTTCGTTTATCGCTATTGCCGCATTTGGTGTTGCAGGCATGGCGGCCAGCGCAGTTCCGGCCAACGCTGCCTGGACTTGCCACGGGGCGTCTTATGTCTGCGGTTCGACCGCCTCTCACAAGACGGTTAAGTCGCGCGTTTCCTACAAAGCCTCGCATTCGAGGCACGCCTATGCCCCTTACCGGAGTGCCAAGCATTCGCGATACGCCTCCCGGAACCGGGCCGTTCGCCGTAACTATGCGTCGGCTCCCGCTCGTCGGCACCGCGCGTCCTACGCCGCAGCAGGCGGTAGCTCCAGCGGCATGGCTTCGTATTACTGGCAGGGCCAGATGACGGCTTCCGGCGCCCGGTTTAATCCCGGCGCGCTCACAGCTGCCCATCGCTCTCTGCCATTCGGCACGCGCGTCCGGGTGACGAACCGTTCGAACGGCCGGTCCGTCGTCGTCGTCATCAATGACCGTGGCCCGTTCGTCGGCGGGCGTGTCATCGACCTGTCGCGCGCCGCCGCGCAGGCCATCAATATGACGGGCGCAGGTGTTGCCCCGGTTTCGCTCGAAGTTCTCGGCCGCGGCTGA
- a CDS encoding helix-turn-helix domain-containing protein translates to MKKQPTPGPVTNRAEALDRIKTAMVEKKLTQAELADASDCHEKTIQNLLGGRSVRDQTLFDVCMVLGLDFHGLRDAWHGESVAVDNGGMNAKTQGGVAPVYMGAYAQVAVDHYVGSYLTLRRSFSLPDTIVSYRTEISWDSEWPSLLFQERDRPDAPYAHRGRLYIPASSSFIHLVSLTKGAMRMIVVSQLDRAGEMRGIITTLNKQRATFIPVATAILYARRESFDGEAFGEITPKDSVYAEYKRLLDETVDEGYARLVG, encoded by the coding sequence ATGAAAAAGCAACCCACACCCGGTCCCGTGACGAACCGTGCCGAGGCCCTCGACCGGATCAAGACGGCGATGGTCGAGAAGAAGTTGACCCAGGCGGAACTCGCCGACGCCTCCGACTGCCACGAGAAGACCATTCAGAACCTCCTGGGCGGCCGTTCGGTACGCGACCAGACGCTGTTCGACGTCTGCATGGTGCTCGGGCTGGATTTCCATGGGCTGAGAGACGCCTGGCACGGGGAGTCCGTCGCCGTAGACAACGGCGGAATGAATGCGAAGACCCAGGGCGGCGTCGCTCCTGTCTACATGGGCGCCTATGCACAAGTCGCCGTCGACCATTATGTCGGCAGCTACCTGACCCTTCGCAGATCGTTCTCGCTGCCCGACACGATCGTATCCTACCGCACGGAAATCAGCTGGGATTCGGAGTGGCCGAGCCTTCTGTTCCAGGAACGCGACCGTCCGGATGCGCCGTATGCTCACCGCGGGCGTCTCTACATTCCGGCGTCTTCAAGCTTCATCCACCTCGTGTCCCTGACGAAGGGCGCGATGCGCATGATCGTCGTTTCGCAGCTCGACCGCGCGGGCGAAATGCGCGGCATCATCACCACGCTCAACAAGCAGCGCGCAACCTTCATACCCGTCGCCACGGCGATCCTTTATGCGCGGCGGGAAAGTTTCGACGGCGAGGCGTTTGGAGAGATTACACCGAAGGACAGCGTTTACGCCGAATATAAGCGTCTCCTCGACGAGACCGTCGACGAAGGCTACGCGCGGCTCGTCGGCTAG